A single Planctomycetota bacterium DNA region contains:
- a CDS encoding multicopper oxidase domain-containing protein, producing MLGATALSAMTGGAMLRRAEAAEANDGPVKHEDHGDKDDRYTPVVTVDGSTMPFKIVDGVKEFRIVAEPIEQEFAPGMKVKCWGYNGSTPGPTIEAVEGDRVRLFVTNKLGEHTTIHWHGLLLPCGMDGVGGLNQPQIEPGETWVYEFTLRQHGTQMYHPHADEMTQMAFGMMGMFIIHPKKPERKVDRDYAIMLHEWMVPPGAYRPDPNVMLDFNTFTFNGRVFPGTSPLLAQLGERVRVRFGNLSMDQHPIHLHGYQFKVTGTDAGPIPETAQWPMTTVPVPVGATRDFELVADAPGDWIMHCHKSHHTMNAMGHDVPNMIGVDQREGDLEKKLRALLPGYMAMGQQGMAEHQDHARHMKGPANTLPMMSGEGPYGNLEMGGMFTMLKVRDQLPRDGGDPGWYEYPKGTQAWKVDG from the coding sequence ATGCTGGGAGCGACGGCTTTGTCCGCCATGACCGGCGGCGCGATGCTGCGCCGCGCCGAGGCGGCCGAGGCGAACGACGGGCCGGTCAAACACGAGGATCATGGCGACAAGGACGACCGCTACACGCCGGTCGTCACAGTGGACGGCTCGACGATGCCGTTCAAGATCGTCGACGGCGTCAAGGAGTTCCGCATCGTCGCCGAGCCGATCGAACAGGAATTCGCGCCGGGAATGAAGGTCAAATGCTGGGGCTACAACGGCTCGACGCCCGGGCCGACGATCGAAGCGGTCGAGGGCGACCGCGTGCGTCTGTTCGTGACGAACAAGCTCGGGGAGCACACGACGATTCACTGGCACGGCTTGTTGCTTCCATGCGGGATGGACGGCGTGGGCGGATTGAATCAGCCGCAGATCGAGCCGGGCGAGACATGGGTGTATGAGTTCACATTGCGCCAGCACGGCACGCAGATGTATCACCCGCACGCGGACGAGATGACGCAAATGGCCTTCGGCATGATGGGCATGTTCATCATTCACCCGAAGAAGCCGGAACGGAAAGTCGACCGTGATTATGCGATCATGCTGCACGAATGGATGGTTCCGCCCGGCGCATATCGGCCGGACCCGAACGTGATGCTCGATTTCAACACGTTCACCTTCAACGGCCGTGTTTTCCCGGGGACTTCGCCGCTGCTTGCACAACTTGGCGAGCGCGTGCGCGTGCGCTTCGGGAATCTGTCGATGGATCAGCACCCGATTCATTTGCACGGCTACCAGTTTAAGGTGACGGGCACGGACGCCGGGCCGATTCCCGAGACGGCCCAGTGGCCGATGACCACGGTTCCCGTACCCGTTGGCGCGACGCGCGATTTCGAGCTCGTCGCCGACGCGCCGGGCGACTGGATCATGCACTGCCACAAATCGCACCACACGATGAACGCGATGGGCCACGACGTGCCGAACATGATCGGCGTCGATCAGCGCGAAGGCGATCTGGAAAAGAAGCTGCGCGCGTTGCTGCCGGGCTACATGGCGATGGGTCAGCAAGGCATGGCGGAACATCAGGACCACGCGCGTCACATGAAGGGCCCGGCCAACACCCTGCCGATGATGTCGGGCGAAGGCCCCTACGGCAACCTCGAAATGGGCGGCATGTTCACCATGCTCAAAGTCCGCGACCAACTCCCACGTGATGGCGGTGACCCGGGCTGGTACGAATACCCCAAAGGCACACAGGCGTGGAAGGTCGATGGGTAA
- the nuoN gene encoding NADH-quinone oxidoreductase subunit NuoN, translating into MIEMSMATKISTLWPEIVVTAVAFAVMIIGLSPTEAVRRATYPISALGLLIAAIMAATASPAATSSMAVFMKVSICLVGLALLVGAAETPDEANASLPGAKFNPADASRGEFFGFLLLSLVGAMLCAGADDLVWLFLALELTSLPTYVLVATSRRNLKAPEAAVKYFFLGAMSAAIFLYGFALIYGATGTTYLNQIHVIFAEDGISTIGLAGLIIAVIGVCFKIAAVPMHTYVADVYQGAATPVTAFLAFVPKAAGFLTLILLLDAVGWIGAHDTAALGALFWVLAVLTMFVGNTLALLQSNVKRVLAYSSIAHSGYMLIGLVAGPGTDVGTSPARNGVAAVLFYMVAYGVMNLGAFAVLGLLKRSGEEAESFDDLRGLARRRPLHAAIMALCVLSLAGIPPLVGFWGKLYIFGAAISAGYIWLAVLGLLNSAIGAFYYLRIIATCYLTDPDEAVSIEALPSRSLAAVASAIGVIVLSLAAGGLVEASHHAADAFQYRPHVHTPVQAKPVAPAAAQPVAELPR; encoded by the coding sequence ATGATTGAGATGAGCATGGCCACCAAGATTTCCACCCTCTGGCCCGAGATCGTCGTCACGGCCGTCGCCTTCGCCGTCATGATCATCGGACTGAGCCCCACCGAAGCCGTCCGCCGCGCCACTTATCCGATCAGCGCGCTGGGCCTGCTCATCGCCGCCATCATGGCCGCCACCGCCTCGCCCGCGGCGACCTCGTCCATGGCCGTCTTCATGAAAGTCTCCATCTGTCTCGTCGGCCTGGCGCTGCTCGTCGGCGCCGCGGAGACGCCCGACGAGGCCAACGCTTCGCTCCCCGGCGCGAAATTCAACCCCGCCGACGCCTCCCGCGGCGAGTTCTTCGGCTTCCTGCTCCTTTCGCTCGTCGGTGCGATGCTCTGCGCGGGGGCGGATGATCTGGTCTGGCTTTTCCTCGCCCTCGAACTGACGAGTCTGCCGACCTACGTCCTCGTCGCCACCAGCCGCCGCAATCTCAAGGCCCCCGAAGCCGCGGTGAAATACTTCTTCCTCGGCGCCATGTCCGCGGCGATTTTCCTCTATGGATTCGCCCTCATTTACGGTGCGACCGGCACCACGTATCTTAATCAGATTCACGTCATCTTCGCCGAAGACGGCATCTCGACCATCGGCCTCGCCGGCCTGATCATCGCCGTCATCGGCGTCTGCTTCAAGATCGCCGCCGTGCCGATGCATACCTACGTCGCCGACGTGTATCAGGGTGCGGCGACGCCGGTGACCGCGTTCCTCGCCTTCGTGCCCAAGGCCGCGGGCTTCCTCACGCTCATTCTCCTGCTCGACGCGGTCGGCTGGATCGGCGCACATGACACCGCCGCACTGGGGGCGCTGTTCTGGGTGCTGGCCGTCCTGACGATGTTCGTGGGCAACACGCTCGCGCTCCTTCAGAGCAACGTCAAACGCGTCCTGGCCTACTCCTCGATCGCGCACAGCGGATACATGCTCATCGGTCTCGTCGCCGGCCCGGGCACCGACGTCGGCACGTCGCCCGCACGCAACGGCGTCGCGGCGGTGCTGTTCTACATGGTGGCCTACGGCGTGATGAACCTCGGGGCGTTCGCCGTGCTGGGTCTGCTCAAGCGCTCGGGCGAGGAAGCCGAGTCGTTCGATGATCTGCGCGGCCTGGCGCGACGCCGCCCGCTGCACGCGGCGATCATGGCCCTCTGCGTCCTGTCCCTGGCGGGCATCCCGCCGCTCGTGGGCTTCTGGGGCAAGCTCTACATCTTCGGCGCCGCCATCAGCGCCGGTTACATCTGGCTCGCCGTGCTGGGCCTGCTCAACTCCGCCATCGGCGCGTTCTACTACCTCCGCATCATCGCCACCTGCTACCTGACCGACCCCGACGAGGCGGTGAGCATCGAGGCGCTGCCGTCGCGTTCGCTGGCCGCCGTGGCGTCGGCGATCGGCGTCATCGTCCTCTCGCTGGCCGCCGGAGGGCTCGTCGAAGCCAGCCATCACGCCGCCGACGCCTTCCAGTACCGCCCGCACGTGCACACGCCTGTTCAGGCCAAGCCCGTCGCTCCGGCCGCTGCCCAGCCCGTCGCCGAACTGCCCCGCTGA
- a CDS encoding NADH-quinone oxidoreductase subunit M, which produces MDLAMIHTLGAAGGSWVLPAMVLVPLLGALLLIGSPEGRDGMYRGTTLLTTLVVLLLGLCAAGQFDWALTPTADAPYQLSSAAPWVEMLGVRLSFGIDSVALWLVLLTAVLMPITILGSFGDDTRGRTREFYAWLLVLESALLGVFTATDVILFYVFFELTLVPLFFLIGIFGSGNRHYAAMKFFVFTLTGSLLTLAAVIYVAYFNAAQTGFWTFNIPQLTEAAKAMSNVNVTIHIPAILSWLPLVPAQIDTTAQHLVLAGLLCGFAVKVPLFPVHTWLPLAHTEAPTAGSVVLAGVLLKLGGYGLYRFALPMAPVAVLDMAPTIAVFCIIGIIYTALICWVQSDVKKLVAYSSVSHMGFCILGLFALNTAGVGGSVMYMINHGLSTGALFLCIGMIYNRFHTREMAELGGLGKRMPVWSSFFVFFCFASVGLPGLNGFVGEFLTVFGTYTSSQVLGIPYAAVAALGFIFGAIYILYMVGRVVMGPVKDAHGSHAHGHDHGHGPVSDLNLREIVTLAPLAVACLVLGLYPTPMLRSFEGSIDRTTGPVRAAMEYRAAHPTLGDATPATDASHVSIVEAAR; this is translated from the coding sequence ATGGATTTGGCAATGATTCACACGCTTGGCGCGGCGGGGGGTTCGTGGGTGTTGCCCGCGATGGTGCTCGTCCCGCTGCTGGGCGCGCTGCTGCTGATCGGATCGCCCGAGGGCCGCGACGGCATGTATCGCGGAACGACGCTGCTGACGACGCTCGTCGTCCTGCTGCTGGGGCTCTGCGCCGCCGGTCAGTTCGATTGGGCGCTGACGCCGACCGCCGACGCGCCGTATCAGCTCTCCAGCGCCGCGCCGTGGGTCGAAATGCTCGGCGTGCGGCTCTCGTTCGGTATCGACTCGGTCGCGCTCTGGCTCGTCCTCCTCACCGCCGTACTCATGCCCATCACCATCCTCGGCTCCTTCGGCGACGATACCCGCGGACGCACCCGAGAGTTCTACGCCTGGCTGCTCGTCCTTGAGTCGGCCCTGCTGGGCGTGTTCACCGCGACGGACGTGATCCTCTTCTACGTGTTCTTCGAGCTGACGCTCGTGCCGCTGTTTTTCCTGATCGGCATCTTCGGCTCGGGCAACCGTCACTACGCTGCCATGAAGTTCTTCGTCTTTACGCTTACCGGCTCGCTGCTGACGCTTGCGGCGGTGATCTACGTCGCTTATTTCAACGCCGCTCAGACGGGCTTCTGGACCTTCAACATCCCGCAGCTCACCGAGGCCGCCAAGGCCATGTCGAACGTCAATGTGACGATCCACATCCCGGCGATCCTCTCGTGGCTCCCGCTCGTTCCGGCCCAGATCGACACGACGGCCCAGCATCTTGTCCTGGCGGGCCTGCTGTGCGGATTCGCCGTCAAGGTCCCGCTGTTCCCCGTGCATACATGGCTCCCCCTGGCACACACCGAAGCGCCGACGGCCGGTTCAGTCGTGCTGGCGGGCGTGCTGCTCAAGCTCGGCGGATACGGTCTGTACCGTTTCGCCCTGCCGATGGCCCCCGTCGCCGTGCTGGACATGGCCCCGACCATCGCCGTCTTCTGCATCATCGGCATCATCTACACCGCCCTGATCTGCTGGGTGCAGAGCGACGTCAAGAAACTCGTCGCCTACTCGTCCGTCAGTCACATGGGCTTCTGCATCCTCGGCCTCTTCGCCCTCAACACCGCCGGCGTCGGCGGGTCGGTCATGTACATGATCAACCATGGACTCTCCACCGGCGCGCTCTTCCTGTGCATCGGCATGATCTACAACCGGTTCCATACACGCGAAATGGCCGAACTGGGCGGCCTCGGCAAACGTATGCCCGTCTGGTCCTCGTTCTTCGTCTTCTTCTGCTTCGCCAGCGTCGGCCTCCCCGGACTCAACGGGTTCGTCGGCGAATTCCTGACCGTCTTCGGCACCTACACCAGCTCGCAAGTGCTGGGCATTCCCTACGCCGCCGTCGCTGCACTGGGCTTCATCTTCGGCGCGATCTACATTCTCTACATGGTCGGCCGCGTCGTCATGGGCCCCGTCAAAGACGCGCACGGCTCGCACGCTCACGGACATGATCACGGCCACGGCCCCGTCAGCGATCTGAACCTCCGCGAGATCGTCACGCTGGCGCCCCTGGCTGTCGCGTGCCTCGTGCTCGGGCTTTATCCCACGCCGATGCTGCGGAGCTTTGAAGGTTCGATCGATCGCACGACCGGCCCGGTCCGCGCGGCGATGGAGTATCGCGCGGCGCATCCGACCCTCGGCGACGCCACGCCGGCGACCGATGCGTCGCATGTTTCGATCGTGGAGGCGGCGCGATGA
- the nuoL gene encoding NADH-quinone oxidoreductase subunit L: MPTLAATTSTLYLAKLIPTLPFLSMILCGLLGATRSTTLKNLAGWVTAVAVGGSFIISFIVLRAYPEAGHTGGVVIHYFDWINIGGFTGDFSFFIDPLTLVMLMVVTGIGTLITIYAAGYMSGDPGYFRFFAYISLFIFAMTCLVLADNLLLLYLGWEGVGAASYLLIGFYYRKPSAVAAAKKAFIVNRIGDFGFALGLMGTFVLFGSIQYTKILPAAEHLNLASLEPWQQTLAWWIPFLLMLGAFGKSAQLPLHVWLPDAMEGPTPVSALIHAATMVTAGVYMIARLIHIFELSPQCLALVATVGAVTAFFAATIALCQYDLKRVWAYSTLSQLGYMFLGVGVMGTTGAVFHLFTHAFFKALLFLTAGSVMHAMAGQLDLRKMSGLFSKMPVTAILMLIGCLALAGVPLTAGFYSKDMILADALIARPVLGWIGIITALMTAFYTFRLWFRVFLGETKYEMGHEHHGYPVEHHHDDHDHGHHEPHEMPWWPMNLPLVILALGALFAGMFGIDWMQNMIHSSTAAVAAHHDEAAIARHEAAHSMISIVTGGGAIVMIALAYFFHAMRRDLTDKIAASAKPIVTLLYNKYYIDEAYNFVIRGGLNVIAWICYLFDKVIIDGLIIDVLFGRTPRAAAFIGRSLQRGPLQGYALTMGFGVAIVLFFVVWKVMAG, translated from the coding sequence ATGCCGACACTTGCCGCGACAACTTCGACGCTCTACCTGGCCAAGCTCATTCCGACGCTGCCGTTTTTGTCCATGATCCTCTGCGGCCTGCTGGGCGCGACGCGCAGCACGACGCTCAAAAACCTCGCCGGGTGGGTCACGGCCGTTGCCGTCGGCGGCTCGTTCATCATCAGCTTCATCGTCCTCCGCGCCTACCCCGAAGCCGGGCACACCGGCGGCGTCGTCATCCACTACTTCGACTGGATCAACATCGGCGGCTTCACCGGCGACTTCTCCTTCTTCATCGATCCGCTCACGCTGGTCATGCTCATGGTCGTGACCGGCATCGGCACGCTCATCACGATCTACGCCGCCGGCTACATGAGCGGCGACCCCGGCTACTTCCGATTCTTCGCCTACATCAGCTTGTTCATCTTCGCGATGACCTGCCTCGTGCTGGCGGACAATCTGCTCCTGCTTTATCTGGGTTGGGAAGGCGTCGGCGCCGCATCGTATCTGCTCATCGGGTTTTACTATCGCAAGCCCAGCGCGGTCGCCGCGGCGAAGAAGGCGTTCATCGTCAACCGCATCGGCGACTTCGGTTTCGCCCTCGGGCTGATGGGCACGTTCGTGCTCTTCGGGTCGATTCAGTACACGAAGATTTTGCCGGCGGCGGAGCATTTGAATCTGGCGTCGCTGGAGCCGTGGCAGCAGACGCTGGCATGGTGGATTCCGTTCCTTTTGATGCTCGGTGCGTTCGGCAAGTCGGCTCAGTTGCCCCTGCATGTGTGGCTTCCCGACGCGATGGAAGGTCCGACGCCCGTGTCGGCGCTGATTCATGCGGCGACGATGGTCACCGCCGGCGTATACATGATCGCCCGCCTGATCCATATCTTCGAACTGAGCCCGCAGTGCCTGGCGCTGGTCGCCACGGTCGGAGCGGTCACCGCCTTCTTCGCCGCGACGATCGCCCTGTGTCAGTATGACCTGAAGCGCGTCTGGGCCTACTCAACGCTCTCGCAGCTCGGGTACATGTTCCTGGGCGTCGGCGTCATGGGCACGACCGGCGCGGTGTTCCATCTGTTCACGCACGCCTTCTTCAAAGCCCTGCTCTTTTTGACCGCCGGCTCGGTGATGCACGCCATGGCCGGTCAGCTCGATCTTCGCAAGATGAGCGGCCTGTTCTCCAAGATGCCCGTCACCGCCATCCTGATGCTCATCGGCTGTCTCGCCCTCGCCGGCGTGCCCCTGACGGCGGGCTTCTACTCCAAGGACATGATCCTCGCCGATGCGCTCATCGCCCGGCCCGTCCTCGGTTGGATCGGCATCATCACGGCGCTGATGACCGCGTTCTACACGTTCCGCCTCTGGTTCCGCGTGTTCCTGGGCGAGACGAAATACGAGATGGGCCACGAGCATCACGGTTACCCCGTCGAGCATCATCACGATGATCACGATCATGGGCATCACGAGCCGCACGAAATGCCCTGGTGGCCGATGAATCTGCCGCTGGTGATTCTGGCGCTGGGCGCGCTGTTCGCCGGGATGTTCGGCATCGACTGGATGCAGAACATGATCCATTCGTCGACCGCCGCCGTCGCCGCGCATCATGACGAAGCGGCAATCGCCCGGCACGAAGCGGCGCACTCGATGATCAGCATCGTGACCGGCGGGGGGGCCATCGTGATGATCGCCCTGGCGTATTTCTTCCATGCCATGCGTCGCGACCTGACCGACAAGATCGCCGCCTCCGCCAAGCCGATCGTCACGCTGCTCTACAACAAGTATTACATCGACGAGGCCTACAACTTCGTGATCCGCGGCGGGCTCAACGTCATCGCGTGGATCTGCTATCTATTCGACAAGGTGATCATCGACGGATTGATCATCGACGTGCTCTTCGGCCGCACGCCGCGCGCGGCCGCATTCATCGGCCGCTCGCTGCAGCGCGGCCCGCTTCAGGGTTACGCCCTGACGATGGGCTTCGGCGTGGCGATCGTGCTTTTCTTCGTGGTCTGGAAAGTGATGGCGGGCTGA
- the nuoK gene encoding NADH-quinone oxidoreductase subunit NuoK yields the protein MNGTFDIVSLNHYLLVGGMLFALGMIGFTVRRNLIIMFLCTEMMFQGVIVTLVAFSRYHMNFDGQVFVIFVLTIAAAEAALALGLVVLLFRRRHTLDAEAWSTMKG from the coding sequence ATGAACGGAACATTCGACATTGTGTCGCTCAATCACTACCTGCTCGTGGGCGGAATGCTTTTCGCCCTGGGCATGATCGGGTTCACGGTCCGCCGCAACCTGATCATCATGTTCCTGTGCACCGAGATGATGTTTCAGGGCGTGATCGTGACGCTTGTGGCATTCAGCCGGTACCACATGAACTTCGACGGGCAGGTCTTCGTGATCTTCGTGCTGACGATCGCCGCCGCGGAGGCCGCCTTGGCGCTGGGGCTCGTCGTGCTGCTGTTCAGACGGCGGCATACGCTCGACGCCGAGGCCTGGAGCACGATGAAAGGTTAA
- a CDS encoding transcriptional regulator, which yields MKYVVAVIQPDRLNEVLNELYQREVHLVTVTQVMGHGRQKGEAQVYRGHKEVGRLLRKVKLEIAVNEEYLQPTIDAITTGARTEHIGDGKIFVLDLHDVIRIRTGETGNVAIG from the coding sequence ATGAAATACGTCGTTGCGGTGATTCAGCCGGATCGTTTGAATGAAGTGCTCAATGAACTGTATCAGCGCGAGGTGCATCTGGTGACGGTGACGCAGGTGATGGGTCACGGTCGACAGAAGGGCGAGGCGCAGGTATACCGCGGTCACAAGGAAGTGGGGCGTCTGCTTCGGAAGGTGAAGCTGGAGATCGCGGTGAATGAGGAGTACCTTCAGCCGACGATCGACGCCATCACGACCGGGGCGCGGACCGAACACATCGGCGATGGTAAAATCTTCGTGCTGGATCTGCATGATGTGATCCGCATCCGCACGGGCGAAACAGGGAACGTGGCGATCGGGTGA
- the amt gene encoding ammonium transporter, translating into MSVGDTAWMLVASALVLLMTPGLAFFYGGLVRRKNVLSVLMQCFMCMGLVTVLWAIVGFSLAFGEDTAGGFIGSPSTYLFLHGLSFTQAWPNLAISGYLFMIFQCMFAVITPALIIGAFAERMKFSGFCVFTTLWVLLVYCPVAHWVWGGASGFFALGGDGALDFAGGTVIHVNAGIAALVACILLGKRQGYPEGISPPHSLPFAVLGAGLLWFGWFGFNAGSAGAASDQAVRAFVVTHLATAAAALTWSVIEWAMPSSGGHGGKPTVLGIITGAVAGLVAITPASGYVDPMGAMCIGIGASVLSYIFVAKVKPRLGYDDSLDVFGVHGISGIWGAIATGIWAVAGYGVDSKGGLLAGNSVQILVQFKAVAYTLVYSIVVSAVLLKVVDAIVGLRAENHEERVGLDLTEHAEVAYTVLD; encoded by the coding sequence ATCAGCGTGGGGGATACGGCCTGGATGCTGGTCGCCAGCGCGCTGGTGCTTTTGATGACGCCGGGGCTGGCGTTTTTCTATGGCGGGCTGGTGCGACGAAAAAACGTGCTGAGCGTGCTCATGCAATGTTTCATGTGCATGGGGCTCGTCACGGTGCTGTGGGCGATCGTCGGGTTCTCGCTGGCGTTCGGCGAAGACACGGCGGGGGGGTTCATCGGGTCGCCTTCGACGTACCTGTTCCTGCATGGACTTTCATTCACGCAAGCATGGCCGAACCTGGCGATCAGCGGGTATCTGTTCATGATCTTTCAGTGCATGTTCGCCGTGATCACGCCGGCGCTGATCATTGGTGCGTTCGCGGAGCGCATGAAGTTCAGCGGGTTCTGCGTGTTCACGACGCTGTGGGTGCTGCTGGTGTATTGTCCGGTGGCGCATTGGGTGTGGGGCGGGGCGAGCGGGTTCTTTGCGCTGGGCGGCGACGGGGCGCTGGACTTTGCCGGTGGCACGGTGATTCACGTCAACGCCGGCATCGCGGCACTGGTGGCGTGCATTCTTCTGGGCAAGCGGCAGGGGTATCCAGAAGGGATCAGTCCGCCGCACAGTCTGCCATTTGCGGTGCTGGGTGCGGGACTTTTGTGGTTCGGGTGGTTCGGGTTCAACGCGGGCAGCGCCGGGGCGGCGAGCGATCAGGCGGTGCGAGCGTTCGTCGTGACGCATCTTGCGACGGCGGCGGCGGCGTTGACCTGGTCGGTCATTGAATGGGCCATGCCCTCCAGCGGCGGTCACGGCGGCAAGCCCACCGTGCTGGGCATCATCACCGGCGCGGTCGCCGGTCTCGTCGCCATCACGCCGGCGAGCGGATACGTCGATCCGATGGGTGCGATGTGCATCGGCATCGGGGCGAGCGTGCTCTCGTACATCTTCGTCGCCAAGGTCAAGCCGCGGCTCGGGTACGACGATTCGCTGGACGTCTTCGGCGTGCACGGCATCTCGGGCATCTGGGGCGCGATCGCCACGGGCATCTGGGCCGTCGCCGGTTACGGCGTGGACAGCAAGGGCGGCCTGCTGGCCGGCAACAGCGTGCAGATCCTGGTGCAGTTCAAGGCGGTGGCCTACACGCTCGTCTACTCCATTGTCGTCTCGGCCGTGCTGCTCAAAGTCGTTGACGCCATCGTCGGCCTGCGCGCCGAGAACCACGAGGAACGCGTCGGTCTGGACCTGACCGAACACGCGGAAGTGGCGTACACGGTTCTGGACTAA
- the pyk gene encoding pyruvate kinase, with the protein MSTIRHPLIATKIIATLGPASREQAMIKRLIDHGVDVVRLNFSHGSFDDHANVLAAARAASLQAGRPIAVLGDLCGPKIRLSDIADRPIETGEVLRIGRGPAENAVHINYDRFLDEVQVGHRVLIDDGALRFIVVEKAADVITCSCTHGGILKSRKGVNLPDTKLSLDSLTEHDRNCVKWAIEHQVDYLALSFVRSAADMNLLRQLVEPHDPNIHLVAKIEKPEAMKEIDSIIEASDAIMIARGDLGVEMDLAQVPIIQKDLIQRCRKVGKTVIVATQMLQSMVESPTPTRAEASDVANAIFDGTDAIMLSGETAAGKHPDLAAAAMDHIAAEIEAYLRKQAVQGEHPMPVVHIRELDAALARGAWQVVHSLAIKAVVVFSRGGANARVFSKLRLPVPVVALTQDPRTARRLCLYYGIVPRLVKAPDNTNAQVRCVTDMMLKLGIAGPGERVVIIGGIAADGEPVVSSNAIMVHEITAHGLDS; encoded by the coding sequence ATGTCCACCATCCGCCATCCGCTCATCGCCACGAAGATCATCGCGACCCTCGGCCCGGCGTCGCGCGAGCAAGCGATGATCAAGCGGCTCATCGACCACGGCGTCGACGTCGTGCGGCTCAATTTCTCGCATGGCTCCTTCGACGATCACGCCAACGTGCTCGCCGCCGCTCGCGCCGCGTCGCTTCAGGCCGGTCGCCCCATCGCGGTGCTCGGCGATCTGTGCGGGCCGAAGATTCGGCTCTCGGACATCGCCGACCGGCCGATCGAGACCGGCGAAGTATTGCGCATCGGGCGCGGGCCCGCCGAGAACGCGGTGCATATCAACTACGACCGATTCCTGGACGAGGTGCAGGTCGGTCATCGCGTGCTCATCGACGACGGCGCCCTGCGGTTCATCGTCGTCGAGAAGGCGGCGGACGTCATCACATGCAGTTGCACGCACGGCGGCATCCTCAAGTCGCGCAAGGGCGTGAACCTGCCCGACACGAAACTCTCGCTCGATTCGCTCACCGAGCACGACCGCAACTGCGTCAAGTGGGCGATCGAGCATCAGGTTGATTACCTGGCGCTGTCGTTTGTGCGCAGCGCGGCGGACATGAATCTGCTGCGCCAGCTTGTGGAGCCGCACGATCCGAACATTCATCTGGTGGCGAAGATCGAAAAGCCCGAGGCGATGAAGGAGATCGATTCGATCATCGAAGCCAGCGACGCCATCATGATCGCGCGCGGTGATCTGGGCGTGGAGATGGATTTGGCCCAGGTGCCGATCATTCAGAAGGATTTGATCCAGCGGTGCAGGAAGGTGGGCAAGACGGTGATCGTGGCGACGCAGATGCTTCAGAGCATGGTCGAGTCGCCGACGCCGACGCGGGCGGAGGCGTCGGACGTCGCCAACGCCATCTTCGACGGCACGGACGCCATCATGCTCAGCGGCGAAACCGCGGCGGGCAAACACCCGGACCTTGCGGCGGCGGCGATGGACCACATCGCGGCGGAGATCGAAGCGTATCTGCGCAAGCAGGCGGTGCAGGGCGAGCACCCGATGCCGGTGGTGCATATCCGCGAGTTGGATGCGGCACTGGCGCGGGGGGCATGGCAGGTGGTGCACTCGCTGGCGATCAAGGCGGTCGTCGTATTCAGCCGGGGCGGGGCCAATGCGCGGGTGTTCTCGAAGTTGCGCCTGCCGGTGCCGGTCGTCGCGCTGACGCAGGACCCGCGCACGGCGCGGCGGCTGTGCCTCTACTACGGGATCGTGCCGCGCCTCGTCAAAGCGCCGGACAACACCAACGCGCAGGTGCGATGCGTGACGGACATGATGCTCAAGCTGGGCATCGCCGGCCCGGGCGAACGCGTGGTCATCATCGGCGGAATCGCCGCCGACGGCGAACCCGTCGTCAGCTCCAACGCCATCATGGTTCATGAAATCACGGCGCATGGGCTTGATAGCTAA
- a CDS encoding MotA/TolQ/ExbB proton channel family protein — MSDPMFKQAIDTMAGLMHDGGWVMWPLLGLSLVAMTLIVERSWFWLVTNRLGRRSKFEQVGQLLRKGERTRATAIVDRDRSVYGLLLQRLLSEKPTDAAVTNAMESMRPVLERFMATLGTIITAAPMLGILGTVTGIIRAFHVLSATDTVTDPSKISAGIAEALLTTVAGLTIALIVLFPYNAFRAQMDRTLGLMNALIAAAQAELDEAGKTDEQARS, encoded by the coding sequence ATGTCCGACCCTATGTTCAAGCAAGCGATTGATACGATGGCGGGTTTGATGCACGACGGCGGCTGGGTGATGTGGCCGCTGCTGGGATTGAGTCTGGTGGCGATGACGTTGATCGTCGAGCGCTCGTGGTTCTGGCTCGTCACCAATCGCCTCGGCCGGCGTTCGAAGTTCGAGCAGGTCGGTCAGCTATTGCGCAAAGGTGAACGGACGCGTGCGACCGCCATCGTCGATCGCGATCGTTCGGTGTACGGGCTGCTGCTTCAGCGGCTGCTTTCGGAGAAACCGACCGATGCGGCGGTGACCAATGCGATGGAGTCGATGCGGCCGGTGCTCGAACGGTTCATGGCGACGCTGGGCACGATCATCACCGCCGCTCCGATGCTCGGCATCCTCGGCACCGTCACCGGCATCATCCGCGCCTTCCATGTCCTTTCCGCCACCGACACCGTCACCGACCCGTCCAAGATCAGCGCCGGCATCGCCGAGGCGCTGCTGACCACCGTCGCCGGTCTGACCATCGCGCTGATCGTGCTCTTTCCCTACAACGCCTTCCGCGCCCAGATGGACCGCACGCTGGGCCTCATGAACGCCCTCATCGCCGCGGCGCAGGCGGAGCTCGATGAGGCGGGCAAGACGGACGAGCAGGCGCGCTCATAA